The proteins below come from a single Oscillospiraceae bacterium genomic window:
- a CDS encoding helicase-related protein produces the protein MEYATAISKMNEYLIKAAQLCRNWLEPRLKRIDSHDWWQTTVCTNLSDMQLEQVQRNNITTLDGLDLQALLRVIQRNLYPLGNYEYFTNYHEMKDAIRQMFQVRNDVAHTTLLDYSEEKIKVAMTRYINFMELFDGDRSDINEAKEFRATLINPEHANPIRIPEPVSVQPKPAEVRVAAQPVKAMAQPFAVGTIVHKKSDPSQMGPIMQIRGEGDKAEYSVWVNNRVETLYADQLLLNDVTPKRYNVTIDELKVLLTAQQLCNPSNDQLYSLNAARVDFVPYQFRPALKMIHSERPRILVADSVGVGKTIEAGLILRELQARNEDFESVLIICPKPLVAEHKWRTEMKRFDENFTELDGVTLREAINEYDREGEWPMAMRKMILPYSLMTKELLNGKGKQKGLLDLEDPVHFDLVIIDEAHHMRHSNTGAYRVARYFTDNADAVVMLTATPVQTDDDDLYTLLNALRPDVILDKKTFREMQEPNAEINAAARLIRHQANNWRSESAEHLTNAAQTSWGRSVIAENPTYKNVMTQLKSGETLDRTARIGILHDVEGLHSFSGMINRTRRQDIQNDFCVRRPQSISVNFTAEQQKLYDALMDFESNALSYLHSSVPLTFMMSTLMRQASSCIFGLAPLLKGMVNRRLADVLSDYCAEDGNVSVADLENIKLGGLEADFRKMANYVIELSENLPQTDEKLDRLFEVIENKSHQPNNKIILFSSFRHTLRYLEQHLVERGYRVAQVNGSVKDEERLDLRKRFELPADNANALDILLFTEVGCEGLDYQFCDFMINYDLPWNPMAIEQRIGRIDRRGQKSDTVIICNIVTEGTIDAKIYHRCLERIGIFENSIGECAGILGDMTQQINEAIFDSTLTQQEREEKIEKIADNEVSRASEMKKLEDESKELFGIDLSGYVMDRSVTEAENPWIGERYIQALVIDYFNKVLGEKKNYIQGDGAHKVLTLSGENRATLKRLLRSSGMKKSEMYNQWLDYLKGNDTRVSVTFDQEEAARDRNAIFFTAVHPLVKMAAMELHKKQEVYIQLFVSANDYPVNCGDYPFLIEERIIIGMRKEVRIVPISDISLSASDFCDLLETADYRDVPDACAENQWEKLSRLKREQWQQAVTQLKADVREKCDYRRAAVLKSYQFRKEDLTARIQNVADANILRMYKSQLSSLEDEKNERLKELSDIQERATVEENTLVKGIITVC, from the coding sequence ATGGAATACGCAACAGCTATTTCAAAAATGAATGAGTACCTCATTAAAGCCGCGCAGCTGTGCCGTAACTGGCTGGAGCCGCGCTTGAAAAGAATCGATTCACATGACTGGTGGCAAACTACGGTTTGCACCAACTTGTCTGATATGCAGTTGGAACAGGTGCAGCGCAACAATATAACTACACTTGACGGTCTTGATCTGCAAGCTTTGCTGCGTGTGATTCAGCGCAATTTGTACCCTCTTGGCAACTATGAGTATTTTACGAATTACCATGAAATGAAGGATGCCATCCGGCAGATGTTTCAGGTTCGTAATGATGTGGCACATACGACTTTGCTTGACTATTCGGAAGAGAAGATTAAAGTCGCTATGACAAGGTACATCAACTTTATGGAACTGTTCGATGGTGATAGAAGCGACATCAACGAAGCCAAGGAGTTCCGGGCTACACTTATTAACCCGGAGCATGCTAACCCTATCCGTATTCCGGAGCCAGTCAGCGTTCAGCCTAAACCAGCGGAGGTGCGTGTTGCAGCGCAGCCTGTAAAGGCAATGGCGCAGCCTTTTGCTGTGGGGACGATTGTTCACAAAAAGAGCGACCCCAGCCAGATGGGACCCATTATGCAAATCCGTGGTGAGGGCGACAAGGCAGAGTATAGTGTCTGGGTCAATAACAGGGTTGAGACTCTTTATGCCGACCAACTGCTGCTCAATGATGTAACCCCGAAGCGGTACAATGTCACCATTGATGAACTAAAGGTGCTTCTGACCGCACAGCAGCTTTGCAACCCGTCTAACGATCAGTTGTACTCCTTGAATGCGGCGCGTGTGGATTTTGTTCCGTATCAGTTCCGACCGGCATTGAAGATGATTCATTCCGAGCGTCCGCGCATTCTGGTCGCGGATAGTGTTGGTGTCGGTAAAACGATTGAGGCTGGACTGATTCTTCGCGAATTGCAGGCCCGTAATGAAGATTTTGAATCCGTTCTGATTATTTGCCCCAAGCCGCTGGTCGCTGAGCACAAGTGGCGTACCGAAATGAAACGGTTTGATGAGAACTTTACCGAGCTGGATGGTGTGACTCTCCGAGAAGCAATCAATGAATATGATAGAGAGGGCGAATGGCCGATGGCCATGCGCAAGATGATTCTGCCTTATTCGCTGATGACAAAGGAACTTCTCAATGGTAAGGGCAAGCAAAAAGGCTTGCTGGACTTGGAAGATCCTGTCCATTTTGATCTTGTTATCATAGATGAGGCACATCATATGCGCCATTCCAATACTGGCGCTTACAGGGTTGCACGCTATTTTACTGATAACGCTGATGCCGTTGTTATGCTGACCGCAACACCTGTGCAGACGGACGATGATGATTTGTATACGCTGCTGAACGCTTTGCGCCCGGATGTGATTCTGGATAAAAAGACCTTTAGGGAAATGCAGGAACCGAATGCGGAAATCAACGCGGCCGCACGACTGATTCGGCATCAGGCAAACAACTGGCGTTCCGAATCTGCTGAGCATTTAACTAATGCCGCGCAGACCAGCTGGGGTCGTAGTGTTATTGCAGAAAATCCAACTTACAAAAATGTGATGACACAGCTAAAAAGCGGAGAGACGCTTGATCGTACAGCGCGTATTGGTATCCTTCACGATGTTGAAGGACTGCACAGTTTTTCGGGAATGATCAACCGAACCCGCAGACAGGATATACAGAATGATTTCTGCGTGCGTCGTCCTCAAAGTATTTCTGTCAACTTTACCGCAGAACAACAAAAGCTGTATGATGCGTTGATGGACTTTGAATCTAATGCACTTAGCTATTTGCACAGCAGTGTTCCCCTAACATTTATGATGAGCACACTGATGCGTCAGGCGTCCAGCTGCATTTTTGGACTTGCACCGTTGCTTAAGGGAATGGTGAATCGGCGCTTGGCCGATGTTTTGTCTGATTATTGCGCCGAAGATGGGAACGTCTCGGTAGCTGATCTTGAAAACATCAAATTGGGCGGTCTTGAGGCTGATTTCCGCAAGATGGCGAATTATGTAATCGAATTGTCGGAAAATCTTCCTCAGACAGACGAAAAATTGGATCGTTTGTTTGAGGTGATAGAAAATAAGTCTCACCAGCCAAACAATAAAATTATACTGTTCAGTTCTTTCCGCCATACACTGCGCTACTTGGAGCAGCACCTTGTTGAGCGCGGCTATCGCGTGGCACAAGTAAACGGCAGCGTTAAAGACGAAGAACGCTTGGATCTCCGCAAACGATTTGAACTTCCAGCAGACAATGCTAATGCATTGGATATTTTACTGTTTACCGAGGTTGGTTGCGAAGGTCTGGATTATCAGTTCTGCGATTTTATGATTAACTATGACCTCCCGTGGAACCCGATGGCGATTGAGCAGCGTATTGGTCGTATTGATCGACGTGGTCAAAAGAGTGATACCGTTATCATTTGCAATATTGTAACCGAAGGAACCATTGATGCGAAAATCTATCACCGTTGCTTGGAGCGTATTGGTATTTTTGAAAACTCCATCGGTGAGTGCGCAGGCATTTTGGGCGATATGACCCAGCAAATCAACGAAGCAATTTTTGATTCTACGCTCACGCAACAAGAACGTGAAGAAAAGATTGAAAAAATTGCAGATAACGAAGTCTCCAGAGCAAGCGAGATGAAAAAGCTCGAAGATGAAAGCAAGGAACTGTTTGGCATTGACTTGTCTGGCTATGTAATGGATCGCAGTGTTACAGAAGCAGAAAATCCGTGGATTGGCGAAAGATATATTCAGGCGCTTGTGATTGACTACTTTAATAAAGTCCTTGGGGAAAAGAAAAATTACATTCAAGGCGATGGAGCGCATAAGGTTTTGACATTGAGTGGCGAGAATAGAGCCACACTAAAGCGGTTGCTTCGCAGTTCCGGTATGAAAAAATCGGAAATGTACAACCAATGGTTAGACTATCTAAAGGGAAACGATACGCGAGTTTCTGTGACCTTCGACCAAGAAGAAGCTGCACGTGATAGGAATGCCATTTTCTTCACCGCAGTGCATCCCCTTGTAAAAATGGCGGCGATGGAACTTCATAAAAAGCAAGAGGTCTATATACAGCTTTTTGTTAGCGCCAATGACTACCCTGTTAATTGCGGAGATTATCCGTTCTTAATAGAAGAACGGATAATCATCGGGATGCGAAAAGAAGTTCGGATTGTTCCTATCTCTGACATCAGCTTGTCGGCATCGGATTTTTGCGATTTATTGGAAACTGCAGATTATCGAGATGTTCCTGATGCGTGTGCAGAGAATCAATGGGAAAAGCTGTCTCGGTTAAAGCGTGAGCAATGGCAGCAGGCTGTTACTCAACTCAAGGCAGACGTAAGGGAAAAGTGTGATTACCGCCGTGCAGCCGTTTTGAAAAGTTATCAATTCCGAAAAGAGGATTTGACGGCGAGAATTCAAAATGTAGCAGATGCCAATATTTTGCGTATGTACAAGAGTCAGCTTAGCAGTCTTGAGGATGAGAAGAACGAAAGGCTAAAGGAATTGTCCGATATTCAGGAACGTGCAACTGTAGAAGAAAACACCTTGGTGAAGGGCATTATTACTGTCTGCTGA
- a CDS encoding GTP pyrophosphokinase family protein has translation MTKDEVKKLRMNSPESLQFLNNATKFYNLMMMYRCAIREIQTKLEVLDDEFSVENNRNPISFIKTRIKKPNSIYNKLQKMGYEFTTENIQIYLNDVAGVRIVCAFIDDIYMISDLITKQDDIKVIEIKDYIKNPKSNGYRSYHMIVEIPVFFAKGKTPMRVELQIRTNGMDFWATLEHQLRYKKGIEEMPGYDEISEELLHSARAIIEADNEMQRIKDKIGMFHEI, from the coding sequence ATGACAAAAGATGAAGTAAAAAAACTCAGGATGAACAGTCCGGAATCACTACAGTTTTTAAATAATGCTACAAAATTTTATAATTTAATGATGATGTATCGTTGTGCTATTCGGGAGATACAAACTAAGCTTGAGGTTTTGGATGATGAATTTTCAGTTGAGAACAATCGAAATCCTATTTCTTTTATAAAAACAAGAATTAAGAAGCCCAATAGTATTTACAATAAACTGCAGAAGATGGGATATGAATTTACAACAGAAAATATACAGATATATCTCAATGATGTAGCAGGCGTTCGAATAGTTTGTGCGTTTATTGACGATATTTATATGATATCAGATTTGATTACCAAACAGGATGATATTAAAGTTATTGAAATAAAAGATTATATAAAAAATCCAAAATCGAATGGTTATCGAAGCTATCATATGATTGTTGAAATACCAGTATTTTTTGCTAAGGGTAAAACACCTATGCGTGTAGAATTACAGATTCGAACCAATGGTATGGATTTCTGGGCAACGTTGGAACATCAACTTCGCTATAAAAAAGGAATTGAAGAAATGCCTGGCTATGATGAGATAAGTGAAGAATTACTTCATTCTGCAAGAGCTATCATTGAAGCAGATAATGAAATGCAGAGAATAAAAGACAAAATTGGTATGTTCCACGAAATTTAA
- the cls gene encoding cardiolipin synthase: MKQDTLEGKAKTKNGVKRLCFSIVCILLEVVFIITIVTRLNEYAEIINLFTRILSGILVLGLYASDKTSSMKMPWVILILIFPIMGVGLYLLIGLNGGTHKMRERYAEIDSKLLPMLSDNQECLNRINETIPKAGNIASYIQRNSQYPIYQNTDIVYFDEAVKGLEAQLKDLEKAQKFIFMEYHAIEDAEAWHKIQDVLEERVKAGVEVRVFYDDMGSIGFINTDFVKKMEAIGIHCRVFNPFMPGLNLFLNNRDHRKITVIDGKVGFTGGYNLANEYFNYTHPYGQWKDTGIRLEGDAVQSLTVTFLEMWNAVSEKATNDTDFSKYIIHYDYKAQQTGFVQPYADSPMDNEQVGEEVYISMINKAEKYCWFMTPYLIITDEMTHALCLAAKRGVDVRIITPGIPDKKFIYNVTRSFYHGLVKHGVRVYEWTPGFCHAKMSVADDCMATCGTINLDYRSLYHHFENGCFMADCQAVVEIKNDLIRTMGECRDVTDQYQTGRSAYLRLGQLFMRLFAGLL, translated from the coding sequence ATGAAACAAGATACTTTAGAAGGAAAAGCGAAAACAAAAAACGGAGTAAAACGATTGTGTTTTTCCATAGTCTGCATTCTTCTAGAAGTAGTTTTTATTATTACTATTGTAACACGCTTAAATGAATATGCAGAAATCATAAATCTATTTACAAGGATTTTAAGTGGAATTTTAGTTTTGGGATTGTATGCATCAGATAAGACATCTTCCATGAAAATGCCTTGGGTTATATTAATTTTAATTTTCCCAATTATGGGTGTAGGCCTATATTTATTGATTGGTTTGAATGGCGGCACACATAAAATGCGTGAGCGATATGCAGAAATTGATAGCAAATTGTTACCAATGCTTTCCGATAATCAGGAGTGCTTAAACAGAATAAACGAAACGATTCCGAAGGCAGGAAATATTGCAAGTTATATACAAAGAAATTCGCAGTATCCAATCTATCAGAATACGGATATTGTGTATTTTGATGAAGCAGTGAAAGGATTAGAGGCACAGCTTAAGGATTTGGAGAAAGCACAAAAGTTTATCTTTATGGAATATCATGCGATAGAAGACGCTGAAGCATGGCATAAGATTCAAGATGTTCTGGAAGAGCGAGTAAAAGCAGGTGTGGAAGTTAGAGTATTCTACGATGATATGGGTTCTATAGGCTTTATTAACACAGATTTTGTGAAAAAAATGGAGGCAATAGGAATTCATTGCCGTGTATTCAATCCGTTTATGCCAGGTTTAAATCTGTTTTTGAACAATCGTGATCATAGAAAAATAACAGTTATTGATGGAAAAGTCGGATTTACAGGTGGATATAATCTAGCAAACGAATATTTTAATTACACACACCCGTATGGACAGTGGAAAGATACAGGTATTCGTTTAGAAGGAGATGCTGTTCAGTCGCTTACAGTGACATTTTTAGAAATGTGGAATGCTGTTAGTGAAAAAGCTACGAATGATACTGATTTTAGTAAATACATTATTCATTACGATTATAAAGCACAGCAAACAGGTTTTGTTCAGCCTTATGCAGACAGTCCTATGGATAATGAGCAGGTCGGAGAAGAAGTTTATATCAGTATGATAAATAAAGCTGAAAAATATTGTTGGTTTATGACTCCATATCTAATCATAACAGATGAAATGACGCATGCGTTATGTCTGGCTGCTAAGCGAGGGGTAGACGTAAGAATTATCACACCTGGTATCCCTGATAAAAAATTCATTTATAATGTAACTCGTTCTTTTTATCATGGATTAGTTAAACATGGTGTTCGTGTTTATGAGTGGACTCCTGGTTTCTGTCATGCAAAAATGAGTGTGGCAGATGACTGTATGGCAACTTGTGGAACAATTAATTTGGATTATCGAAGTTTATATCACCATTTTGAAAACGGCTGTTTTATGGCAGATTGTCAGGCAGTTGTGGAAATAAAAAATGATCTGATAAGAACGATGGGAGAATGTCGTGATGTGACAGACCAATATCAAACCGGACGAAGTGCATATTTGCGACTGGGACAATTATTTATGAGATTATTTGCTGGATTGCTATAA
- a CDS encoding phospholipase D family protein: MKKHKICKILLVILAIFLCVAFYELLGICVAYKKQPEVSNTTKKETKNGSWNECSENTERAVIIEKNPEALLQRVRLIKNAKKEIILSTFAFQSDESGKLILGALHDAADRGVHIRLLVDGMESWIDMEGNPYFYGLSSHENVEIKLYNKANPLKPWKMMGRMHDKYLIADGKRYILGGRNTYNYFLGDFPGHKNYDRDVLVVCDEPEKENSVNQLLEYFETIWEQEDSDYFHDNKKLANRKSVKNAVLELQNGYQKYFEENKERICDTDYTDETFETEKIALVSNPIHTGSKEPVVWYQLGKLMKNAKNRVKIHTPYIICNDMMYNTWEEIAENVSDFSIMTNSVANNGNPFGAADYAKNRNRILSTGINIWEYEGGYSYHGKSILIDDDLSVIGSFNMDMRSAYLDTELMLVIRSKDINKQLEEGMMEYERVSRQILEGGTYNDPYHVEPIELTKKRQRKIFLVQHLLGWARYLF; this comes from the coding sequence ATGAAAAAGCATAAAATATGTAAAATCCTTCTTGTTATACTGGCAATTTTTTTATGTGTGGCTTTTTATGAATTGCTCGGAATCTGCGTTGCATATAAAAAGCAGCCGGAAGTGTCCAATACAACCAAAAAAGAAACAAAAAATGGGTCATGGAACGAATGCAGTGAAAATACAGAACGGGCAGTAATCATAGAAAAGAATCCAGAAGCGCTTTTACAAAGAGTGCGTTTGATCAAGAATGCAAAAAAGGAAATTATTCTTTCTACTTTTGCATTTCAATCCGATGAAAGTGGAAAATTGATCTTAGGAGCACTGCATGATGCGGCAGACAGAGGTGTACATATTCGTCTGTTAGTAGATGGAATGGAGAGCTGGATTGATATGGAAGGAAATCCGTATTTCTATGGATTATCTTCCCATGAGAATGTTGAAATTAAACTGTATAATAAGGCCAATCCGTTGAAACCGTGGAAAATGATGGGTAGAATGCATGATAAATATTTGATTGCAGATGGAAAGAGATATATTCTTGGGGGAAGAAATACATACAATTATTTCCTGGGCGATTTTCCGGGACATAAGAACTATGACAGAGACGTGTTAGTGGTTTGCGATGAACCTGAGAAAGAAAATTCAGTTAACCAGTTGTTAGAGTATTTTGAAACGATATGGGAACAAGAAGACAGTGATTATTTTCATGACAATAAAAAACTGGCAAATAGAAAATCTGTAAAGAACGCAGTTTTAGAGCTGCAGAACGGCTATCAGAAATATTTTGAAGAGAATAAGGAAAGAATCTGCGATACCGATTACACGGACGAAACTTTTGAGACAGAAAAGATTGCATTAGTGTCAAATCCTATTCACACAGGTTCCAAAGAACCAGTAGTGTGGTATCAGTTGGGAAAATTGATGAAAAATGCAAAAAATCGTGTGAAGATCCACACGCCATATATTATCTGTAATGATATGATGTATAATACATGGGAGGAGATTGCAGAGAACGTTTCAGATTTTTCTATCATGACAAATTCAGTTGCGAATAATGGGAATCCATTTGGGGCTGCCGATTATGCGAAAAACAGAAATAGAATCTTAAGTACAGGAATTAATATCTGGGAATATGAAGGCGGTTATTCATACCATGGAAAAAGTATTCTGATTGACGATGATCTGTCTGTAATCGGTTCCTTTAATATGGACATGAGAAGTGCATATCTGGATACGGAACTGATGCTTGTAATTCGCAGTAAAGATATTAATAAACAGTTGGAAGAGGGCATGATGGAATATGAAAGAGTGTCCCGCCAGATATTAGAAGGCGGAACTTATAATGATCCATATCATGTAGAGCCAATCGAATTAACAAAGAAACGTCAGAGAAAAATATTTTTGGTACAGCATCTGCTTGGATGGGCAAGGTATCTGTTTTAA
- a CDS encoding response regulator transcription factor translates to MGKVSVLIRRKENVFQILIVEDDKELSQLFQKVLEKNGYQVKSASDGAQALEVLDKEYIDLIISDIMMPVMDGYELVSELRSAGYQIPVLMITAKGSFDDMRQGFLSGSDDYMVKPVNVNEMVLRVGALLRRAQILNEHKIVIGSTEFDYDAMTVTTDKESLVLPKKEFLLLYKLAASPGRTFTKQQLMDEVWGYETEADPHTIEVHIGRIRERFKDNPDFEIVTMRGIGYKVVKK, encoded by the coding sequence ATGGGCAAGGTATCTGTTTTAATAAGGAGGAAGGAAAACGTGTTTCAAATATTGATTGTAGAAGATGATAAAGAATTAAGCCAGCTATTCCAAAAAGTGCTTGAGAAGAATGGATATCAAGTCAAAAGTGCATCGGATGGAGCACAGGCATTAGAAGTATTGGATAAGGAATATATTGATCTGATCATTTCTGATATTATGATGCCGGTTATGGATGGCTATGAACTAGTGTCAGAACTTCGTTCAGCAGGATATCAGATACCAGTGCTTATGATCACTGCGAAAGGTTCCTTTGATGATATGCGCCAGGGATTTCTTTCGGGAAGTGACGATTATATGGTAAAACCGGTAAATGTGAATGAAATGGTTTTAAGAGTCGGAGCACTGCTTCGCCGTGCACAGATACTGAATGAGCACAAAATTGTGATCGGTTCAACAGAGTTTGATTATGATGCAATGACGGTTACAACTGATAAGGAAAGTCTTGTTTTGCCTAAAAAAGAATTCCTGCTTTTATATAAGCTTGCAGCTTCGCCAGGCAGAACATTTACAAAACAACAGTTGATGGATGAAGTATGGGGATACGAGACGGAGGCAGACCCACATACGATAGAGGTACATATAGGAAGAATCAGAGAGCGTTTTAAAGATAACCCTGATTTTGAAATCGTAACAATGCGTGGAATTGGATACAAGGTGGTGAAAAAATAA
- a CDS encoding HAMP domain-containing histidine kinase, translating into MEQKKEKGLRIRSCLTGAIWLALVFSTVISALLFAFLNHFFNLPGSIPVLGWLLIFNTLIAGLITSFINAKLLEPITRLSKAMKEVSQGDFEQHLETNSRIAEVGESYQSFNVMTKELRATEVLQMDFVSNVSHEFKTPINAIEGYTMLLQGEELSPDQEEYVEKILFNTQRLSGLVGNILLLSKLENQNIPMKKTEYRLDEQIRQAVLSLETKWTEKEIGFQVELEEVKYTANEGLFMHIWINLLDNAIKFSPSKGTITMFLKQEQDSVKFILEDEGPGIEDDVKSRIFDKFYQVDGSHKAEGNGLGLALVKRIVDSAGGTIKAENREYGGCRFVIELPKQKDEII; encoded by the coding sequence ATGGAACAAAAGAAAGAAAAAGGATTGCGGATCCGATCCTGTCTGACTGGTGCAATCTGGCTGGCACTTGTATTTTCAACAGTCATATCTGCTTTATTATTTGCTTTTTTGAATCATTTTTTTAATCTGCCGGGCAGCATACCTGTGCTTGGCTGGCTTTTGATTTTCAATACATTGATTGCAGGGCTGATCACTTCCTTTATCAATGCAAAGTTACTGGAACCAATTACCAGACTTAGTAAAGCAATGAAGGAAGTTTCTCAGGGAGATTTTGAACAGCATTTGGAAACGAACAGCCGTATAGCAGAAGTTGGAGAATCTTATCAAAGTTTTAACGTTATGACAAAAGAACTTCGTGCAACAGAGGTGCTGCAGATGGATTTTGTATCTAATGTTTCTCATGAGTTTAAGACCCCAATTAATGCCATTGAAGGATATACAATGCTGCTTCAGGGAGAAGAACTGTCTCCGGATCAAGAGGAATATGTAGAAAAAATCTTATTTAACACCCAAAGACTTTCCGGATTGGTTGGTAATATTTTGCTGTTATCCAAGTTAGAGAATCAGAATATACCAATGAAAAAAACAGAATATCGTCTGGATGAACAGATCCGCCAGGCAGTTCTTTCATTGGAAACAAAATGGACAGAAAAAGAAATTGGTTTTCAGGTAGAATTGGAGGAAGTTAAATATACTGCGAATGAAGGACTTTTTATGCATATCTGGATAAATCTTTTGGATAATGCGATTAAGTTCAGCCCTTCAAAGGGGACAATTACGATGTTTCTGAAACAAGAACAGGATTCTGTTAAGTTCATTCTGGAAGATGAAGGACCAGGAATAGAGGATGATGTAAAATCCAGAATATTTGACAAGTTCTATCAGGTAGATGGATCTCATAAAGCAGAAGGAAATGGCCTAGGTCTTGCACTTGTAAAACGGATTGTAGATAGTGCCGGAGGAACAATCAAAGCAGAAAACCGTGAATATGGTGGATGCAGATTTGTTATAGAGCTGCCAAAGCAGAAAGATGAGATTATCTAG
- a CDS encoding FUSC family protein, translated as MTFYQELQLNQAGSKNLLKKSETLKEKLYHMWVYLVKIAATMAFCFFFVSIFSILFGNENSIVGVVVLLCLMVFRNADLGIHTGQSTMLLALFFVIMTVCPHLANQFSPVLGMLLNIAALAVLILFGCHNPSMFNQSTLVLGYLLLYGYDVTGKSYQMRLVGMALGAALTCFVFYRNHKNRTYKKNLKDLIQEFDITSSRTKWQICQILCVPIVLCIAELCNMPRAMWAGIAAMSVILPSMEDMHYRVHKRIVGNIAGVICFTVLYFLLPSSIYAYIGILGGIGVGFSAQYGWQAVFNTFGALAIAAETYGLQGAVSLRVSQNVFGVVFALAFCVIFYWFMPKKKESEVTVHAE; from the coding sequence ATGACATTTTATCAGGAGTTGCAGTTAAATCAGGCAGGTTCTAAAAACCTGTTGAAAAAGAGTGAAACACTAAAAGAAAAATTATATCATATGTGGGTATATCTGGTGAAGATAGCTGCTACAATGGCATTTTGTTTTTTCTTTGTTAGTATTTTCAGCATCCTATTTGGAAATGAGAACAGCATTGTAGGTGTAGTAGTCTTATTATGTCTCATGGTGTTTAGGAATGCGGATCTGGGGATCCACACCGGACAATCTACGATGCTTTTGGCTTTGTTCTTTGTAATTATGACTGTATGTCCGCATTTAGCAAATCAGTTTTCACCGGTATTGGGAATGCTGTTAAATATTGCGGCACTGGCTGTGTTGATTCTGTTCGGATGCCATAATCCATCCATGTTTAATCAATCTACATTGGTTCTTGGGTATCTGCTGCTATATGGTTATGATGTTACGGGAAAAAGCTATCAGATGCGATTAGTCGGAATGGCTTTAGGTGCAGCACTTACCTGCTTCGTATTTTATCGAAATCATAAAAACAGAACTTATAAAAAAAATCTGAAAGATCTGATACAAGAATTTGATATCACTTCTTCCAGAACAAAATGGCAGATATGTCAGATTTTATGCGTACCGATTGTCCTTTGCATTGCAGAACTTTGTAATATGCCACGTGCAATGTGGGCTGGTATTGCGGCCATGTCCGTGATTTTGCCGTCTATGGAAGATATGCACTACAGAGTCCATAAAAGGATTGTCGGAAATATTGCAGGTGTTATATGTTTTACAGTATTATATTTTCTGCTTCCTTCGTCAATCTATGCATATATAGGAATTCTTGGTGGAATCGGTGTAGGATTTTCAGCACAATATGGCTGGCAGGCAGTATTTAACACATTTGGTGCTTTAGCCATTGCTGCAGAGACATATGGACTACAAGGAGCGGTTAGTCTTAGAGTGAGTCAAAATGTTTTTGGTGTTGTGTTTGCTTTAGCATTTTGTGTTATATTTTATTGGTTTATGCCTAAAAAAAAGGAAAGTGAGGTAACCGTACATGCAGAGTGA
- a CDS encoding DUF6462 family protein — MGYSRKDVEKSKMNAKKFVRYQEGAEKYSLGLTKFQELAKEAKAVYKIDKVALVNCEIFERYLESFHIL, encoded by the coding sequence ATGGGATATTCGCGTAAAGACGTTGAGAAATCAAAGATGAATGCTAAGAAGTTTGTCCGGTATCAAGAAGGAGCTGAAAAATACAGTCTTGGCCTGACAAAGTTTCAAGAACTCGCCAAGGAAGCTAAAGCTGTTTACAAAATTGACAAGGTTGCTTTGGTAAACTGTGAGATTTTTGAACGCTATCTAGAATCCTTTCATATTCTGTAA